A single window of Treponema denticola ATCC 35405 DNA harbors:
- a CDS encoding glycine/sarcosine/betaine reductase component B subunit, with protein sequence MKLELGIIPINDMKFGNKTAVNGTCLEVNKAELEALIKEDPLVTGVELHIAKPGDNTRIIPVKDVLEPRCKVEGSGVCFPGFFTGEEAVVGAGKTHVLKGAAVVTTGTVVGFQEGIIDMSGPGAEYTPFSKTVNLVVDCKIQDDVTRAIKEKALRLMGLKTARYLGEAAKNVKPASVETYETLPFVEQAKQYPNLPKVGYVYMLQSQGLLHDTYYYGVDVKQILPTMMYPTEVMDGAIVSGNCVSACDKNPTYVHQNSPIIHELYKRHGKDINFMGVIVTNENVTLADKERSSNLSAKLAQMLGCDAVIVSEEGFGNPDADLIMNCRKIEEMGIKTVLVTDEYAGQDGASQSLADSNPLGNAVVSNGNANAVVKLPPMKTIIGDVKQANVIAGAWDGSLHADGTIEAEIQVITGATNELGFWNLSARGL encoded by the coding sequence GTGAAACTTGAATTAGGTATTATCCCCATTAACGACATGAAATTTGGAAACAAAACTGCCGTTAACGGAACATGCCTTGAAGTAAACAAAGCTGAACTTGAGGCTCTTATCAAGGAAGATCCGCTTGTAACCGGTGTTGAATTGCACATTGCAAAGCCCGGTGACAATACCCGAATTATCCCTGTAAAAGATGTTCTTGAACCCCGATGCAAGGTAGAAGGCAGCGGCGTTTGCTTCCCCGGTTTCTTTACCGGCGAAGAGGCTGTTGTTGGAGCAGGTAAAACCCACGTATTGAAGGGTGCTGCTGTAGTTACAACCGGAACCGTTGTAGGTTTCCAGGAAGGTATCATCGACATGAGCGGTCCGGGTGCCGAATATACACCCTTCTCAAAGACCGTAAACCTCGTTGTTGATTGCAAAATCCAAGACGATGTTACCCGTGCTATTAAAGAAAAGGCCTTACGCCTTATGGGCTTAAAAACAGCCAGATATCTCGGAGAAGCTGCTAAAAACGTAAAACCCGCTTCTGTAGAAACCTACGAAACACTTCCCTTCGTAGAGCAGGCTAAACAATATCCCAACCTTCCCAAGGTAGGTTATGTTTACATGCTCCAGAGTCAGGGACTTTTACATGATACCTACTACTACGGTGTCGACGTAAAGCAGATTCTTCCCACCATGATGTACCCCACAGAAGTTATGGACGGTGCAATCGTAAGCGGTAACTGCGTTTCTGCATGCGATAAAAACCCGACCTATGTTCACCAGAACAGCCCCATTATCCATGAGCTCTATAAGAGACACGGAAAAGACATCAACTTCATGGGTGTAATTGTTACAAACGAAAACGTTACTCTTGCAGACAAGGAAAGATCTTCTAACCTTTCAGCAAAGTTGGCTCAGATGCTCGGCTGCGATGCAGTTATCGTTTCTGAAGAAGGTTTCGGAAATCCCGATGCCGACTTGATCATGAACTGTCGCAAGATCGAAGAAATGGGTATCAAGACCGTTCTCGTAACCGACGAATATGCCGGTCAAGACGGTGCAAGTCAGTCTCTTGCTGACTCGAACCCCTTAGGAAATGCTGTAGTTTCTAACGGAAACGCAAACGCTGTTGTAAAACTTCCCCCGATGAAGACCATCATCGGAGATGTAAAACAGGCAAATGTTATTGCAGGTGCTTGGGACGGAAGTTTACATGCCGACGGAACAATCGAAGCTGAAATTCAGGTTATTACCGGTGCTACAAACGAGCTCGGATTCTGGAATCTTAGCGCAAGAGGACTATAA
- a CDS encoding epoxyqueuosine reductase QueH, protein MMPQKINYDRLMQETIKNLGSNDKTLLLHSCCAPCSSSVILKLAPFFKLTVFYYNSNIDTSEEYEKRAEEQRHLISIYNEENLSSHKIEIIKEAYDPQEFYEISQGLEDCPEGGERCMRCYLLRLKKTAERAKKDGFDFFTSTLSVSPLKNAEKLNTIGLSLESEGCKWLPSDFKKRNGYLDSINLSKKYGLYRQDYCGCKYSKR, encoded by the coding sequence ATGATGCCTCAAAAAATAAACTATGACAGACTGATGCAGGAGACGATAAAAAATTTAGGTTCGAATGACAAGACCTTATTGCTTCATTCCTGCTGTGCTCCTTGCAGCTCTTCCGTTATCTTAAAGCTCGCTCCTTTTTTTAAGCTGACTGTTTTCTATTATAATAGCAATATCGATACTTCTGAAGAGTACGAAAAAAGAGCGGAAGAGCAAAGGCATCTTATTTCCATATACAATGAAGAAAATCTATCATCTCACAAGATAGAAATAATCAAAGAGGCCTATGATCCGCAAGAATTCTATGAGATTTCTCAAGGTTTGGAAGATTGTCCCGAGGGGGGAGAGCGCTGTATGCGTTGTTACCTTTTGCGGCTAAAAAAAACTGCCGAAAGGGCTAAAAAGGACGGTTTTGACTTTTTTACCTCAACTCTTTCGGTAAGTCCTTTAAAAAATGCGGAAAAGCTTAATACTATCGGTCTTTCCCTTGAAAGTGAAGGCTGCAAATGGCTGCCGAGCGATTTTAAAAAAAGGAACGGCTACCTTGATTCTATAAATTTAAGTAAAAAATACGGTCTTTACAGACAGGACTACTGCGGCTGCAAATACTCAAAGCGATAA
- a CDS encoding DHH family phosphoesterase, translating into MSSSNSETKKIKPISIGRKNAVMERIFELIYEKSSFLLLGHKHADEDCFSSVVAFGLLLRKFGKTVNIFLEDNVPDNLSFFADICRYNFISLFVNDVTEVINPDVVVILDTPKPDMIASNDAIEVFLKDKTLPKVEIDHHFAADADYSGDEDYRLTLRASSTCEIIGQMCLKLEKRPEILKKYGIHELYSRNIVLAMLTGMIGDAKMGNYLFKRRDKAFYDYFSKKFNSILHEKFNEGSQNISSVNEIVDVMEKLSDEDARIYESVMKNASYDGRVGVIILDEKQSDSLSSGIDYNQFLGVIKRATDNIAEKVHGVGISAYFDPVEISDKIQLRIRASGDVKGIDVRPILSEFGIEDGGGHPGAIGFRFPRTEIKDLPAYVEKISKKIKTLIPK; encoded by the coding sequence ATGAGCTCTAGTAATTCTGAAACAAAAAAAATAAAACCTATCAGTATCGGCAGAAAAAATGCGGTAATGGAAAGGATTTTTGAACTTATATATGAAAAATCATCATTTTTGCTTTTAGGGCATAAGCACGCCGATGAGGATTGTTTCTCCTCGGTTGTTGCTTTCGGCTTATTGTTGCGTAAATTCGGGAAAACCGTAAATATTTTTTTAGAAGATAATGTTCCCGATAATCTTTCTTTTTTTGCGGATATTTGCAGGTACAATTTTATCTCTTTGTTTGTTAATGATGTGACTGAGGTCATAAATCCCGATGTTGTCGTTATTTTGGATACCCCCAAGCCTGATATGATAGCCTCAAATGATGCTATTGAAGTTTTTTTAAAGGATAAAACGCTTCCTAAGGTTGAAATTGACCATCACTTTGCCGCGGATGCGGATTATTCGGGGGATGAGGATTATAGACTTACCTTGAGGGCTTCAAGCACTTGCGAGATAATAGGGCAAATGTGCTTAAAGCTTGAAAAACGCCCTGAGATTCTTAAAAAATACGGTATACATGAGTTATATTCACGCAACATAGTTCTTGCTATGCTCACAGGCATGATTGGAGATGCAAAGATGGGAAACTATCTTTTTAAGCGGCGTGATAAGGCTTTTTATGATTATTTTTCAAAAAAGTTCAATTCTATTCTTCATGAAAAATTTAACGAAGGTTCTCAAAACATAAGTTCCGTCAACGAAATTGTGGATGTAATGGAAAAACTTTCAGATGAAGATGCAAGAATTTATGAATCGGTAATGAAAAACGCTTCTTATGATGGACGCGTCGGTGTTATAATCTTAGATGAAAAACAGTCCGATTCTTTAAGTTCGGGGATTGATTATAATCAGTTTTTGGGAGTTATAAAACGTGCTACAGATAATATAGCCGAAAAAGTTCATGGAGTGGGTATCTCGGCATATTTTGATCCTGTGGAAATCTCCGATAAAATTCAGCTTAGAATAAGGGCTTCCGGAGATGTAAAGGGGATTGATGTAAGACCTATTTTAAGCGAATTCGGTATTGAAGACGGCGGTGGCCATCCCGGTGCCATAGGTTTTAGGTTCCCCAGAACGGAAATCAAAGATCTTCCGGCATATGTAGAAAAAATTTCTAAAAAAATTAAAACCCTTATTCCGAAATGA
- a CDS encoding ATP-dependent Clp protease adaptor ClpS, giving the protein MELKKQAQKGTIISEKFIEPENYRVILLNDDFTPMDFVVAVLISIFNKSQEEAETLMFKVHKTGQASVGIYVYDIATTKCFQVLTAAKNNNFPLQCKVEKV; this is encoded by the coding sequence ATGGAACTAAAAAAGCAAGCCCAAAAGGGGACTATTATATCTGAAAAATTTATAGAACCGGAAAATTATAGGGTCATTCTTCTCAATGATGACTTTACCCCAATGGATTTTGTTGTGGCCGTCCTTATTTCCATATTTAATAAGTCACAGGAAGAGGCCGAAACTTTGATGTTTAAGGTTCATAAAACCGGACAAGCCTCCGTCGGTATCTATGTATATGACATAGCAACAACAAAATGCTTTCAAGTATTAACGGCAGCAAAGAATAATAATTTTCCGCTGCAATGCAAGGTTGAAAAAGTATGA
- the clpA gene encoding ATP-dependent Clp protease ATP-binding subunit ClpA, producing the protein MNFTVSLTVRRIFQDAVEDAKKRNHEFVTPEHLLWAIMFNPKALELFTLSGSDLGYIHDNLNTYLENKVPVRTQDNQAEPIQTVGLQNVFERAILNCNAAEKPVIGINDIIVSLMDEEKNHCSFFMKQSGIDRLRLLQLVSSPDFYDDGKNRSAYEEAEDVQEAQGVKEDSARHNSEEKNTDKSKAQKTYLERFTVNLTEKARKGRLSPIIGREEEIERTIQILCRKQKNNPIHVGGAGVGKTAITEGLAQRITANKVPSFLKNANIYSLSLSDLLAGAKFRGDFEERLKRIVSEISREKNAILFIDEIHTIVNANSGGGGIEAPDLLKPILANGKVRCIGATTFEEYNKHFTKDAALARRFQKIDIEEPNEEEAVKILKGLRESYENFHKVHYSDEVLESAVHLSAIHIRDRFLPDKAIDLIDEAGALIKIRADKEKNENEADEKGLEETALPEVSLSDIDKIVAKTAKIPEQRVSVNETEKLRHFEEILSKKIFGQDTAIEGVTKAVKRSRAGFRSKDKPVANFLFVGPTGVGKTELAKTLAEELGIPLLRFDMSEYQEKHTVSRLIGSPPGYVGFEEGGLLTSAVQKSPNAVLLLDEIEKAHADIYNILLQIMDYATLTDNQGRKAAFNNIILIMTSNAGSSNIGKPLIGFGGERISESAVDEAVEKTFTPEFRNRLDAIIKFGPLTMQVMSLIIKKEVEKIRSQLAEKEISLELEDDVIPLLAEKGYSEEFGARNAARLVEDEFVTPLTDMILFGETKKGSSVKCQIGDKLKKPYLVLNIK; encoded by the coding sequence ATGAATTTTACGGTAAGTCTAACTGTCAGACGCATTTTTCAAGATGCTGTTGAAGATGCTAAAAAAAGAAATCATGAATTTGTTACTCCGGAGCACCTCCTGTGGGCTATTATGTTCAATCCCAAGGCCTTGGAGCTTTTTACCCTTTCAGGTTCGGATTTGGGTTACATCCACGATAACCTAAACACCTACCTTGAAAACAAGGTTCCGGTAAGGACACAAGACAATCAGGCAGAACCTATTCAAACAGTAGGCCTGCAAAATGTTTTTGAAAGGGCAATTTTAAACTGCAACGCTGCAGAAAAGCCCGTTATCGGGATTAACGACATAATAGTAAGCCTTATGGATGAGGAAAAAAATCATTGTTCCTTTTTTATGAAGCAAAGCGGAATAGACCGCCTAAGACTCCTCCAGCTGGTAAGCAGCCCCGACTTCTATGATGACGGCAAAAACCGAAGTGCCTATGAAGAAGCCGAAGATGTTCAGGAAGCTCAAGGCGTAAAAGAAGACTCTGCCCGCCATAATTCCGAAGAAAAAAACACGGACAAAAGCAAGGCACAAAAAACTTATCTTGAAAGGTTTACGGTAAATTTAACCGAAAAAGCCCGCAAGGGCCGCCTTTCTCCCATAATCGGAAGGGAAGAAGAAATAGAAAGAACTATTCAGATTTTATGCCGCAAACAAAAAAACAATCCCATTCATGTGGGAGGAGCCGGAGTCGGAAAAACGGCTATCACCGAGGGGCTTGCACAAAGAATTACGGCAAATAAGGTTCCCAGCTTTTTAAAAAACGCGAATATCTACAGCTTAAGCCTATCTGATTTGCTGGCCGGAGCAAAATTTAGAGGCGACTTTGAAGAGAGGCTTAAACGGATTGTATCCGAAATTTCAAGAGAAAAAAATGCTATTCTTTTTATAGATGAAATCCACACCATTGTAAATGCAAACTCGGGCGGAGGCGGAATTGAAGCACCTGATCTTTTAAAACCGATTTTGGCGAACGGAAAGGTTCGCTGTATCGGAGCTACAACCTTTGAAGAATACAATAAGCATTTTACAAAGGACGCAGCCCTTGCAAGGCGTTTCCAAAAAATAGATATTGAAGAGCCGAATGAAGAAGAAGCCGTTAAAATATTAAAAGGCCTTCGCGAAAGTTACGAGAATTTTCATAAGGTTCACTACAGCGATGAGGTTTTGGAGTCGGCAGTCCATCTTTCGGCCATTCATATCAGGGACAGGTTTTTGCCCGACAAGGCCATAGACCTTATAGACGAGGCCGGTGCCCTGATTAAGATAAGAGCCGATAAAGAAAAGAACGAAAATGAAGCTGATGAAAAAGGCCTTGAAGAAACAGCCTTGCCGGAGGTAAGTCTTTCCGACATAGATAAGATAGTTGCAAAAACGGCAAAAATACCGGAACAAAGGGTTTCGGTAAACGAAACGGAAAAGCTGCGGCACTTTGAAGAAATCCTTTCAAAAAAAATCTTCGGCCAAGATACCGCCATCGAGGGCGTTACCAAGGCTGTAAAACGCTCCCGAGCCGGCTTCCGCTCTAAGGATAAGCCGGTTGCAAACTTTTTGTTTGTCGGCCCCACGGGCGTAGGCAAAACCGAGCTTGCTAAGACCCTTGCAGAAGAGCTGGGTATCCCCCTCCTCCGCTTCGATATGAGCGAATATCAGGAAAAGCACACGGTAAGCCGTCTCATAGGTTCGCCCCCCGGTTATGTAGGTTTTGAAGAAGGAGGGCTTTTAACCTCTGCCGTACAAAAAAGCCCGAATGCAGTTCTTCTTTTGGACGAGATAGAAAAGGCTCATGCCGACATCTATAATATTCTTTTACAGATTATGGATTATGCTACCCTTACCGATAATCAGGGCAGAAAGGCAGCCTTTAACAATATAATTCTTATTATGACAAGCAATGCAGGCTCTTCCAATATAGGAAAGCCCTTAATCGGTTTCGGAGGAGAGCGTATTTCGGAATCGGCTGTCGATGAGGCTGTCGAAAAAACTTTTACTCCGGAATTCAGAAACAGGCTTGATGCAATCATAAAATTCGGCCCCCTTACGATGCAGGTTATGAGCCTCATCATCAAAAAGGAAGTAGAAAAAATACGCTCCCAGCTCGCCGAAAAAGAAATTTCCCTTGAGCTTGAAGACGACGTTATTCCTCTTTTAGCCGAAAAAGGATATTCGGAAGAATTCGGAGCCCGCAATGCAGCCCGTCTTGTCGAAGACGAATTTGTAACCCCCTTAACAGACATGATTCTTTTTGGGGAAACAAAGAAGGGAAGTTCCGTAAAGTGCCAAATCGGGGACAAACTTAAAAAGCCCTATTTGGTGTTAAACATAAAATAA
- the aat gene encoding leucyl/phenylalanyl-tRNA--protein transferase codes for MQTGFSSLSLLSSTEKKILLKRSQKDFPWLESEDFFDFNKALGEEDYIQKSQDDEVISGGNLSPGMILSAYKHSFFPWFSEEDPIIWFSPSLRFVIDKASFHIPSRLKREIKKTNFKISRNEAFDEVIENCALIKREGQKGTWITDDMLQAYRLLHKLGFAHSVEAWRGGELAGGFYGLYINEVFIGESMFSEISGASKTAFALFAQDFFENKKGILIDAQIPSENIKRFGGFKIPRNRYLGILNS; via the coding sequence ATGCAGACCGGTTTTTCTTCATTATCGCTTTTAAGTTCTACGGAAAAAAAGATACTCTTAAAAAGAAGTCAAAAGGATTTTCCTTGGCTTGAGAGCGAAGATTTTTTTGATTTTAATAAGGCCTTGGGAGAAGAAGATTATATTCAAAAATCCCAAGATGATGAGGTCATATCGGGAGGAAACCTTTCGCCGGGCATGATTCTTTCGGCCTATAAACATTCTTTTTTCCCTTGGTTTTCCGAAGAAGACCCGATAATCTGGTTTTCTCCATCTCTGCGGTTTGTAATCGACAAGGCTTCTTTTCATATTCCGTCCCGCCTAAAAAGAGAAATAAAAAAGACGAATTTTAAGATAAGCCGAAATGAAGCCTTTGATGAAGTTATAGAAAACTGTGCCCTAATCAAAAGAGAGGGTCAAAAAGGAACTTGGATCACGGATGACATGCTTCAAGCTTACAGACTTCTTCATAAGCTGGGCTTTGCTCACTCTGTAGAAGCATGGAGAGGCGGCGAATTGGCAGGAGGCTTTTACGGCCTTTATATAAACGAAGTCTTTATAGGCGAATCCATGTTCAGCGAGATAAGCGGAGCCTCCAAAACAGCCTTCGCCCTCTTTGCCCAAGACTTCTTTGAAAACAAAAAGGGCATTTTAATAGATGCCCAAATTCCTTCCGAAAACATAAAACGCTTCGGCGGCTTTAAAATACCGCGAAATCGGTATCTCGGGATTTTAAATTCCTGA
- the vapC gene encoding type II toxin-antitoxin system tRNA(fMet)-specific endonuclease VapC yields the protein MYYLDTNICIYFINGKYQSLKNKILSIPPSKIRLPSIVKAELLLGAYKSRKKKDNLKRLEVFFKEFEVEPFSDHTAYTYADIRSKLEKSGTLIGPNDLLIASIVLYNNGTLVTNNTKEFKRIKTLKLENWVEE from the coding sequence ATGTATTATTTGGACACAAATATCTGTATTTATTTTATAAATGGAAAGTATCAATCCCTCAAAAATAAAATTTTATCTATTCCGCCTTCTAAGATAAGACTTCCTTCAATTGTAAAGGCAGAGCTTTTATTGGGCGCATATAAGAGCAGAAAAAAGAAAGACAACCTAAAACGGCTTGAAGTATTTTTTAAAGAATTTGAAGTAGAGCCATTTTCGGATCATACGGCATACACCTATGCAGATATCCGTTCAAAGCTGGAAAAAAGCGGAACCCTTATCGGGCCTAATGACTTACTTATAGCGTCAATAGTTCTATATAATAACGGAACCTTGGTGACGAATAATACAAAAGAATTTAAAAGGATAAAAACTCTTAAACTCGAAAATTGGGTTGAAGAGTGA
- a CDS encoding MFS transporter → MQIKKRTEKRNLFLIYFGTITSLIGDEIGSVAISIWVALQTDNPINFALVYSAAKFSRIVFSLFSGSIVDSFNKKKILYLSDSAQFVLNIFILFLILLNLDFKLKVFLFCLISFLQGFCLSIFKPSSRAILPEIINKENLKKANSVLEMSKSLISMLAVIFAAGLVMLLGCEVCILINALTFFISALSEIFIRYDFKKKDEQKKMESKLKKIFDGYRYVLSEKELLRFALLGSCLNFFCTPIFSNILTYQFKTVFMFNWQSTFPFLNKFLKDEKSFLALLSTIVFFGLGIGNILGSLASRKVSGKNIKFFALVLPAFSFLILGFYFWFLKENNFLFNVILLGSIISSSALLAGFSMGVFNVYVTSLYQKKVRSEFSGRFFAFNTVLIQISSPIGMLIGSSIAAIGIFYPVFLFAGGILFFSYIVYCRSL, encoded by the coding sequence ATGCAAATTAAAAAAAGAACGGAAAAGCGTAATTTATTTTTAATTTATTTCGGCACAATAACTTCGCTGATAGGCGATGAAATAGGAAGCGTAGCTATTTCTATCTGGGTCGCCCTTCAAACAGATAATCCTATAAATTTTGCCCTTGTATATTCTGCAGCCAAATTTTCAAGAATTGTTTTTTCTCTTTTTTCGGGTTCAATCGTAGACAGCTTTAACAAAAAGAAGATTTTATACTTAAGCGACTCGGCTCAATTTGTTTTAAATATTTTTATTCTATTTTTGATTCTTTTAAATTTGGATTTTAAGTTAAAGGTATTTTTGTTTTGCCTTATAAGTTTTTTGCAAGGTTTTTGCCTGTCCATCTTTAAACCTTCGAGCAGAGCAATTTTACCCGAAATAATCAACAAAGAAAATTTAAAAAAAGCTAATTCTGTTTTGGAAATGAGTAAGAGCTTAATTTCGATGCTGGCAGTCATCTTTGCGGCAGGGCTCGTGATGCTCTTAGGCTGTGAAGTCTGTATTTTAATCAATGCTCTAACTTTTTTTATATCGGCCCTATCCGAGATTTTTATCCGTTACGATTTTAAAAAGAAAGATGAGCAAAAGAAAATGGAGTCAAAGTTAAAAAAAATCTTCGACGGGTACCGCTATGTTTTAAGCGAAAAAGAACTTTTAAGATTTGCATTATTGGGTTCATGCTTAAACTTTTTTTGTACCCCCATTTTTTCGAACATACTGACCTATCAGTTTAAGACGGTTTTTATGTTTAATTGGCAGTCGACTTTTCCTTTTCTAAATAAATTTTTAAAAGATGAAAAATCTTTTTTAGCTCTTCTTTCAACAATTGTTTTTTTCGGCTTAGGAATAGGAAATATACTGGGCAGCCTTGCTTCTCGAAAAGTTTCCGGTAAAAATATAAAATTTTTTGCTTTGGTTTTGCCGGCCTTTTCTTTTTTGATTTTAGGTTTTTACTTTTGGTTTTTAAAAGAAAACAACTTTTTATTTAATGTAATCTTACTCGGCAGTATTATCAGCTCATCCGCCCTGCTTGCAGGTTTCAGCATGGGAGTTTTTAATGTCTATGTAACAAGCCTTTACCAAAAAAAGGTACGGTCCGAATTCTCAGGAAGATTTTTTGCCTTTAATACCGTGCTGATTCAAATATCTTCTCCGATAGGAATGCTTATCGGCAGCAGTATCGCTGCAATAGGCATTTTTTATCCCGTCTTTCTTTTTGCCGGCGGCATTTTATTTTTTAGTTACATAGTCTATTGCCGCTCATTATAA
- a CDS encoding CbiM family transporter codes for MHISDGGLSTAVCAVGYAASAVGIAFAVKGTKEEDIPKISLMAGTFFAISLIMIPIPPSSVHPLMCGLIGIIVGRRAPLAFFPALLLQALLFQHGGITTLGANTLMLSISSILSAIIFYNWKSDNVLLKGMVVGALSVIFVVLVLSVLLMTGGSFAKETFIAIFVSHSVVMAVEAVITGFAVKLMMKARPDWFKRNL; via the coding sequence ATGCATATATCCGATGGAGGATTATCGACGGCGGTTTGTGCCGTAGGTTATGCGGCAAGTGCGGTAGGAATTGCCTTTGCCGTCAAAGGAACAAAAGAAGAGGATATCCCGAAAATAAGTCTTATGGCGGGAACTTTTTTTGCTATTTCATTGATTATGATTCCGATACCGCCGAGCTCGGTTCATCCGCTCATGTGCGGACTGATAGGAATTATTGTAGGGCGTAGGGCGCCCCTTGCATTTTTTCCCGCACTGCTGCTGCAAGCCCTTTTATTTCAACACGGCGGGATTACAACCCTCGGAGCTAACACTCTGATGCTTTCTATTTCTTCAATATTATCTGCAATTATTTTTTATAATTGGAAAAGCGATAATGTGCTTTTAAAGGGAATGGTTGTAGGAGCCTTGTCTGTTATCTTTGTTGTTTTGGTTTTATCGGTTCTTCTTATGACGGGCGGAAGTTTTGCAAAAGAAACATTTATAGCTATCTTTGTTTCTCATTCCGTAGTTATGGCGGTCGAGGCTGTAATTACCGGTTTTGCCGTCAAGCTTATGATGAAGGCGAGGCCCGATTGGTTTAAACGGAATTTATAG
- a CDS encoding energy-coupling factor ABC transporter ATP-binding protein: protein MAVLIENLSYTYPDGRNAIKNINAHFEKGKKTAVVGLNGSGKSTLLYHLNGTILPQTGRVNILGEEVSKKTLNSVRKKSGFLFDYPDHQLFLTSVYEDIGFGLKNLGMGRGEIEAAVDRILKKLNIEHLKDYSPYQLSLGQKKICAIAGVLVMEPEIIVCDEPFSGLDSKVKAAFKAILDDFSKEGKTIIFSTHDQDFCYEWADNVYVMNEGELIAGGDAVSIFNNAEVLQRAGIVMPKLARLFGHKNPAPRSVEDALNLL, encoded by the coding sequence ATGGCTGTTTTAATAGAAAATTTATCCTACACTTATCCCGATGGAAGGAATGCAATCAAGAATATAAACGCTCATTTTGAAAAAGGAAAAAAGACGGCCGTAGTCGGTCTAAACGGCTCCGGAAAGTCGACCCTCCTTTATCATCTTAACGGAACAATTTTGCCTCAAACGGGAAGGGTGAATATTTTGGGTGAAGAGGTTTCTAAAAAGACCTTAAATTCCGTAAGAAAAAAATCGGGCTTCCTCTTCGATTATCCCGACCATCAGCTTTTTTTGACAAGCGTTTACGAAGACATCGGCTTCGGGCTAAAGAATTTAGGTATGGGCAGGGGAGAAATAGAAGCTGCCGTTGATCGTATCTTAAAAAAACTGAATATCGAGCACTTAAAGGATTATTCTCCCTATCAGCTTAGTTTGGGGCAAAAGAAGATTTGTGCCATAGCCGGTGTCCTTGTTATGGAGCCTGAAATTATCGTATGCGATGAGCCTTTTTCGGGTCTTGACAGCAAGGTAAAGGCTGCCTTTAAAGCTATCTTGGACGATTTTTCCAAAGAAGGAAAGACGATTATTTTTTCGACCCATGATCAGGATTTTTGTTATGAGTGGGCCGATAATGTTTATGTGATGAACGAGGGAGAATTGATTGCCGGAGGCGATGCTGTGAGCATTTTTAATAATGCGGAAGTGCTGCAAAGAGCGGGTATAGTTATGCCTAAACTTGCAAGGCTTTTCGGCCATAAAAACCCTGCTCCCCGTTCTGTTGAAGATGCCTTAAATTTATTGTAA
- a CDS encoding energy-coupling factor transporter transmembrane component T family protein, with translation MESLKKAPHITLYILFFFLFYLSSVKHIEVLIVWVFIVISMILIFSPERIKNLKSILGVLPFVIMVLLPFVIRGFYNVPIEQRCFSAKLILRLMCAMMTISFISSKYSYLYLVEGVMKLGLPNFLNQIISLTFRYFFMVRTDLDKTAKAMSARCFDNARTFAKVSTYGEMIGGFFLKAADHGDKVYNAMRARGFTSETKFKPEKIASPFYIGLLVFFALFFIGLTIIERFMEIPWLF, from the coding sequence ATGGAAAGCTTAAAAAAAGCACCTCACATAACTTTATATATTCTTTTCTTTTTTTTGTTCTATCTTTCGAGCGTTAAGCATATAGAAGTTTTGATAGTCTGGGTTTTTATAGTTATTTCAATGATTTTGATTTTTTCGCCTGAAAGGATTAAAAACCTTAAATCGATTCTGGGCGTTTTGCCCTTTGTGATAATGGTTCTGCTTCCCTTCGTAATCAGGGGCTTTTACAATGTTCCTATAGAACAAAGATGTTTTTCTGCAAAGCTCATCCTGCGGCTAATGTGTGCGATGATGACGATTTCCTTTATTTCTTCAAAATATTCTTACCTTTACTTGGTCGAAGGCGTTATGAAGCTCGGCCTTCCCAATTTTTTAAATCAAATTATTTCTCTTACCTTTAGATACTTTTTTATGGTAAGAACGGATCTGGACAAGACTGCAAAGGCTATGAGTGCCCGCTGTTTTGACAATGCCCGCACCTTTGCAAAGGTTTCAACCTACGGCGAAATGATAGGCGGCTTTTTTTTGAAGGCGGCGGATCACGGCGATAAGGTTTATAATGCGATGAGGGCACGGGGCTTTACCTCCGAAACCAAATTTAAACCCGAAAAAATTGCCTCGCCCTTTTACATAGGCCTTCTTGTCTTCTTTGCTTTGTTTTTTATAGGCCTCACAATAATAGAAAGATTTATGGAGATTCCATGGCTGTTTTAA